ATGGTTCAATCCAGCAAGTGGAGCAAGAAGTTGCCATGTTTTGCCCATTGATATGTCGAGAGGTTATACAAAAGGGGATGGGGTCGTCCAAAACACATGCAATATCTCTTCCAGAGAGAGTAAATACTGCGATGTTGAGCCTAATTCTTGATTACTGTAGGTTTCATCAAGTACTGGGTCGCTCTAATAAGGTTCCACACAACATCATTTTCTTTCTTTTGAGTTTATATCTTTCATCATGATCGCTTATTGCTACTTTTCATGAATTTGTAAGTGGAAACAATTATATTCCACTTGAAGTTGATTAGCATTTTACTTTGATATTTGTGATTTAGTTGTCATTAGTATTTAACTTGTGCCACTTGATTGTGCAGGAATGCAAGTCGTTTGATGAAAAATTTATTCGAATGGACACACAGAGGCTCTGTGAGTTGACATCAGCTGCTGACAGCCTCCAGTTAAAGCCATTGGTCGATCTGACCAGTCGTGCCCTTGCGCGAATAATTGAAGGGAAAACGCCGGAGGAGATACGTGAGATATTTCATCTTCCTGATGATCTTACTGAGGTATTTGATCTTGAGATATTTTGTATGGTTAGTAAATTTTTGTGGGTTGATATTAACACAGTTTCTAATTCATCCAGGAAGAGAAGTTGGAGCCATTGAAAAATGTGACTGATGATCCGCGGATACGGCTTTTGAATCGACTGTATGCAAGAAAGAGGAAAGAACTTAAGGAAAGAGAGAAATTGAAGGTGACTACAGCAGTGACAAATTTTAATAAGTAATGCATGCATGTTGACAGTTGTCAGATTATATCTTTCATATTGTATTGTTTCAGAATACTGAGAATGGAGAGCAAAATGATGACCGTTCAGTAGACGATCTCCTGTCATTCATTAACGGAGAAATTGGAGGTATGCTTATTAATATCTCTAATCTGTTTTTGAATGCTTTC
Above is a window of Fragaria vesca subsp. vesca linkage group LG7, FraVesHawaii_1.0, whole genome shotgun sequence DNA encoding:
- the LOC101298357 gene encoding SKP1-like protein 21-like → MSEGDMAVIKPKMLKSYIWLQTTDGSIQQVEQEVAMFCPLICREVIQKGMGSSKTHAISLPERVNTAMLSLILDYCRFHQVLGRSNKECKSFDEKFIRMDTQRLCELTSAADSLQLKPLVDLTSRALARIIEGKTPEEIREIFHLPDDLTEEEKLEPLKNVTDDPRIRLLNRLYARKRKELKEREKLKNTENGEQNDDRSVDDLLSFINGEIGDSKEIKSSKNKKKNRRRKDQQKNTCLYEANGSHEEKSLNFVCPSDDVNKFRPSPSLTLTLQDLEHDSLNDQLELDDGDIDDEIDPALKAQIDREVEDFARRLNSDWPQRMQEILSLGQERRRAQFSVNGNDSLRRYA